One part of the Bradyrhizobium sp. CB1650 genome encodes these proteins:
- a CDS encoding DUF1254 domain-containing protein, whose protein sequence is MIRLLFTIAAGILLGLVVHLVSVLALPRIATQDAYSRLTPMTKLNAVTQLPLADPNTSPMPFMDPAFAQAICRYDLSGGPLKLAVPVSQAYTSVSFYTRNEIAYYAINDRSAGKKVIELDLMTEAQHNELPEDEEVTAADRLIIDSPSATGLIVMKALAAEPGLMQQAQASLAAATCAVQTEPPAKAETPRGRR, encoded by the coding sequence ATGATCCGGCTACTGTTCACCATCGCCGCCGGTATCCTTTTGGGCCTCGTGGTCCATCTGGTCAGCGTGCTGGCGCTGCCGCGGATCGCGACCCAGGACGCCTATTCGCGGCTGACGCCGATGACCAAGCTCAACGCGGTCACGCAGCTTCCCCTCGCCGATCCCAATACCTCGCCGATGCCGTTCATGGATCCGGCCTTTGCGCAGGCGATCTGCCGCTACGACCTGTCGGGCGGGCCCCTCAAGCTCGCGGTGCCGGTGAGTCAGGCCTATACCTCGGTGTCGTTCTACACCCGCAACGAGATCGCCTATTACGCCATCAACGACCGTTCGGCGGGCAAGAAGGTGATCGAGCTCGACCTGATGACGGAAGCGCAGCACAACGAGCTGCCCGAGGACGAAGAGGTCACGGCCGCCGACCGCCTGATCATCGACTCGCCCAGCGCGACCGGCCTGATCGTGATGAAGGCGCTCGCCGCCGAGCCCGGACTGATGCAACAAGCACAGGCTTCGCTCGCCGCCGCGACCTGCGCGGTTCAGACCGAGCCGCCCGCGAAGGCGGAGACGCCGCGCGGTCGCCGCTGA
- a CDS encoding DUF5330 domain-containing protein translates to MRFLLRITFWLGLVLVLLPRDKTPESEKLPQLGAADAVQAATAAVSDMSQFCKRQPAACEVGGQAATIIGQRAQDGARKLYQIINDKKEQITNDKNEKNEKNEKNEKKAPDHTGSIAMAGEGDTAASEAPRDTLTQDDLALEWRGPQAAN, encoded by the coding sequence ATGCGTTTTCTGCTCCGCATCACATTCTGGCTCGGGCTGGTGCTGGTGCTCCTGCCGCGGGACAAGACGCCCGAATCGGAAAAGCTGCCGCAGCTCGGCGCCGCCGATGCCGTGCAGGCTGCGACCGCGGCCGTTTCCGACATGAGCCAGTTCTGCAAGCGCCAGCCGGCGGCCTGCGAGGTCGGCGGACAGGCGGCGACCATCATCGGCCAGCGGGCCCAGGACGGTGCGCGCAAGCTCTATCAGATCATCAACGACAAGAAAGAGCAGATCACCAACGACAAGAATGAGAAGAACGAGAAGAACGAGAAGAACGAGAAGAAGGCGCCGGACCACACCGGCTCGATCGCGATGGCCGGCGAAGGCGATACGGCCGCGAGCGAGGCGCCGCGCGACACCCTGACCCAGGACGACCTCGCGCTGGAATGGCGCGGGCCACAGGCGGCGAATTAA
- a CDS encoding Rrf2 family transcriptional regulator — protein MKRDSRLSGVLHVLLHMAEQDGAATSETLAKAMQTNPVVIRRIMAGLRERGYVRSEKGHGGGWTLACDLSKLTLRDVYEALGEPSLLAIGNRTEAPGCLVEQAVNAALGRAFDDAEAMLLSRFGAVTLAQLSADFHKRLARHKQSCDLEKVHAR, from the coding sequence ATGAAACGAGACAGCCGGTTGTCGGGCGTGCTGCATGTGCTCTTGCACATGGCCGAGCAGGACGGCGCCGCGACATCCGAAACGCTGGCGAAGGCGATGCAGACCAATCCGGTGGTGATCCGCCGGATCATGGCAGGCCTGCGAGAGCGTGGCTATGTCCGCTCCGAGAAGGGCCATGGCGGCGGCTGGACGCTCGCCTGCGATCTGTCGAAACTGACGCTGCGCGATGTCTACGAGGCGCTGGGCGAGCCTTCGCTGCTCGCCATCGGCAACCGGACCGAAGCGCCGGGTTGCCTCGTCGAACAGGCGGTCAACGCCGCGCTGGGGCGCGCCTTTGACGACGCCGAAGCCATGCTGCTGTCGCGCTTCGGCGCAGTGACGCTCGCCCAGCTCAGTGCCGATTTCCACAAGCGATTGGCGAGGCACAAGCAGTCCTGCGATCTGGAGAAGGTTCATGCCCGATAG
- a CDS encoding SufE family protein, with protein sequence MTTIDEIRDNFEVLDDWDDRYRYVIELGRTLEPLSEAEHSAANKVQGCVSQVWLSKRIERGNGAPVLKYLGDSDAHIVRGLVAILLSLYSGRTPQEILSTDAIAVFDEFGFREHLTPQRSNGLRSMVERIRVDAKEALAEAS encoded by the coding sequence ATGACGACGATTGACGAAATCAGGGACAATTTCGAGGTCCTGGACGACTGGGACGATCGCTACCGCTACGTCATCGAGCTCGGCCGCACCCTGGAACCGCTGTCGGAGGCAGAGCACTCGGCCGCGAACAAGGTGCAAGGCTGCGTCAGCCAGGTCTGGCTGTCCAAGCGCATCGAGCGCGGCAATGGCGCACCCGTCCTGAAATATCTCGGCGACAGCGACGCCCATATCGTGCGCGGGCTGGTCGCGATCCTGCTCTCGCTCTATTCCGGCCGCACGCCGCAGGAGATTCTCTCGACCGATGCGATCGCGGTGTTCGACGAATTCGGCTTTCGCGAGCACCTGACGCCGCAGCGTTCCAACGGCCTGCGCTCGATGGTCGAACGGATCCGGGTCGACGCGAAAGAGGCGCTCGCCGAGGCCTCCTGA
- a CDS encoding peptidoglycan-binding domain-containing protein — MPRKSAKDGAAPRRRGAKAAVVDIETERNLVLRILLHSPKDTLAGFVAFAAVCAIVGNALFLQTGRHPAPMFGTVINLPAPSSVALSSPLPRPRPVGADTSPLEPKPTEFRVEPKPAERAPEKPVEATASTPRSGDPMTNLVKATTSPPPSVAIARPPAPIPMQQSPAARRIAGVQRALSEYGYGQLKVTGTMSNETQSAIQKFEREHRMAVTGQVSDRLLRELAAAIGHPVE, encoded by the coding sequence GTGCCTAGAAAGTCTGCAAAGGACGGTGCTGCTCCGCGCCGCCGTGGCGCCAAGGCCGCGGTTGTCGATATCGAGACCGAGCGCAATCTCGTGCTGCGGATCCTGTTGCACAGCCCCAAGGACACATTGGCCGGCTTCGTCGCTTTCGCCGCTGTCTGCGCCATCGTCGGCAATGCGCTGTTCCTCCAGACCGGCCGGCATCCGGCGCCGATGTTCGGCACCGTGATCAATCTGCCTGCGCCGTCGTCCGTCGCACTGTCGAGCCCGCTGCCACGCCCGCGTCCGGTCGGCGCGGATACCTCGCCGCTCGAGCCGAAGCCGACGGAATTCCGCGTCGAGCCGAAGCCCGCCGAGAGGGCGCCGGAGAAGCCGGTCGAGGCGACCGCGTCGACGCCGAGATCGGGCGATCCCATGACCAATCTGGTCAAGGCCACGACGTCGCCGCCGCCATCGGTCGCTATCGCCCGCCCGCCGGCGCCGATCCCGATGCAGCAGAGCCCTGCGGCGCGACGCATCGCCGGCGTTCAGCGCGCGCTGTCCGAATATGGCTACGGCCAGTTGAAGGTCACGGGCACGATGAGCAATGAGACCCAGAGCGCGATCCAGAAGTTCGAGCGCGAACACAGGATGGCGGTCACCGGGCAGGTATCGGATCGCCTGCTGCGCGAGCTCGCGGCCGCGATCGGACATCCCGTCGAATAA
- a CDS encoding DUF2336 domain-containing protein, which produces MTKSLFPGFDGLMTLSRREGVDIRPTLLRVLTDLYVQASSHNDDEQRQFVELATRLIDQVDDATRAVVKARLAIYPATPAPIMQKLGLTAAEEGRRIPLAREIPAPPPAPAPAHTPSDAELRMASNMAMQPQDAAEIHDMFFRATASERALILHNLAQTPLKAAPRIPTIRAKRAIHILEMAAIANDVENFTLELGDSLILPSRVAAEIVDDPGGEALAVAARALDMPSPNFQRILLFFKPEIGTSVNAVYRLSRLYDRLSDRSALVMLAAWRGSTLAVTRAKYQSSLYEGERQRARTSANQPRSGVQPGSAPAVRTGTGGSSDR; this is translated from the coding sequence ATGACCAAGTCGCTGTTTCCCGGATTCGACGGGCTGATGACCCTCTCGCGTCGCGAAGGCGTCGATATCCGCCCGACGCTGCTGCGCGTGCTGACGGACCTCTATGTCCAGGCGAGCAGCCACAACGACGACGAGCAGCGGCAATTCGTTGAACTCGCCACGCGCCTGATCGACCAGGTCGACGATGCGACGCGCGCCGTCGTCAAGGCGCGGCTTGCGATCTATCCGGCAACGCCCGCGCCGATCATGCAGAAGCTCGGGCTGACGGCGGCGGAGGAAGGCCGCCGGATTCCCCTTGCCCGCGAGATCCCCGCGCCGCCGCCGGCTCCCGCGCCGGCGCACACGCCAAGCGATGCGGAACTGCGCATGGCCTCGAACATGGCGATGCAGCCGCAGGACGCCGCCGAAATCCACGACATGTTCTTCCGCGCCACCGCATCCGAGCGCGCGCTGATCCTGCACAATCTGGCACAGACGCCGCTCAAGGCTGCGCCGCGCATTCCGACCATTCGCGCCAAGCGCGCGATCCATATCCTGGAGATGGCGGCCATCGCCAACGACGTCGAGAACTTCACCCTCGAGCTCGGCGACAGCCTGATCCTGCCCTCGCGCGTCGCGGCCGAGATCGTCGACGATCCCGGCGGCGAAGCGCTGGCGGTCGCCGCGCGTGCTCTCGACATGCCGAGCCCGAACTTCCAGCGCATCCTGCTGTTCTTCAAGCCGGAGATCGGCACGTCCGTGAACGCTGTGTACCGGCTGTCGCGGCTCTACGACCGTCTGAGCGACCGCTCCGCGTTGGTGATGCTGGCTGCCTGGCGCGGCTCGACACTCGCCGTCACGCGCGCCAAGTATCAGTCCTCGCTGTACGAGGGCGAACGCCAGCGCGCGCGTACAAGCGCGAACCAGCCGAGATCGGGCGTGCAACCCGGCTCCGCGCCTGCGGTGCGGACGGGCACGGGCGGGTCATCGGATCGCTAG
- a CDS encoding DUF1214 domain-containing protein, whose translation MRLILITLTTLLLATVVGVGATWMTTTRGTDIGALTIGAWTARPRTGTADVDPYSRATIVRNGELPIGTGDGVAFTAIADDKKKALDGRCDVVVSGVTPPARFWTLTLYDRKGHLVANSLQRYGFTSQEIVRQSDGSFEIRIASRSRAGNWLPTGGIERYALMLRLYDTPVGVATRTQRDAPMPTITTVGCS comes from the coding sequence GTGCGGCTGATCCTGATCACATTGACTACGCTGCTGCTCGCGACCGTCGTCGGCGTCGGGGCAACCTGGATGACGACGACGCGCGGCACCGACATCGGCGCGCTGACGATCGGCGCCTGGACGGCGCGCCCCAGAACCGGCACCGCGGACGTCGATCCCTATTCGCGCGCCACCATCGTACGCAACGGCGAGCTGCCGATCGGCACTGGCGACGGCGTGGCATTCACGGCGATCGCCGACGACAAGAAGAAGGCTCTCGACGGCCGCTGCGACGTCGTCGTGTCCGGCGTGACACCGCCGGCACGGTTCTGGACGCTGACGCTCTACGACCGCAAGGGCCATCTCGTCGCCAACTCGCTGCAGCGCTACGGTTTCACCAGCCAGGAGATCGTCCGCCAGTCCGACGGCTCGTTCGAGATCCGAATCGCCTCGCGCTCGCGCGCCGGCAACTGGCTGCCGACCGGCGGCATCGAGCGCTACGCGCTGATGCTTCGCCTCTACGACACGCCGGTAGGCGTCGCGACGCGCACCCAGCGCGACGCGCCGATGCCCACGATCACGACGGTGGGCTGCTCATGA
- a CDS encoding ATP-binding protein, whose amino-acid sequence MSRSARPVTVLSIIRDCLDALLHPSARSDALTRARHRAFMAPRLLGSLAAFAAFPVYLAMRGAPGAIEVAAFAWLIAPILLSWFLSRTGHYEGAHVLSSLALAGLIMAVAATTGGIESFAAIWLVAVPLEAALSASRRAAAFASLLALSCAGGLILASQLGWLPPGEPSAVERGVFIAFGVVSATLYAAGLAFGAESLARTSVALLSREEERYWLLARNMSDVISRHQRNGAVQFISPAAESMLGIPVAQLLGHGLFDRVHVADRPAYLTALSDAARGEVRSVEFRLRRDNAASERGQIDFVWVEMRCRPFDQEQARDVAREAEVVAVMRDVTDRKNQGQALEEARSAAEAADAAKTRFLATMSHELRTPLNAIIGFSEMIAQEQSLMLGAAQRKEYAQLINDSGQHLLSVVNGILDMSKMESGNFEISAEPFAPRGALLHCCNLLALKARENGIDLITDAPQDLPTMTGDPRAFKQIVLNLVANAIKFTERGGHVTVAAAASASQLTLRISDTGVGIAPDDLKRIGAPFFQAGKTYQRRHEGTGLGLSIVKSLVALHLGELTVQSRLGEGTAVTVRLPLVYAPPQVKPSESKIATLTPAPRQEIQDLPQDQPALVKKSA is encoded by the coding sequence ATGAGCCGAAGCGCGAGACCCGTGACAGTTTTGAGTATCATCCGTGATTGTCTCGATGCGCTGCTGCATCCCTCCGCGCGTTCCGATGCGCTGACGCGGGCGCGCCATCGCGCTTTCATGGCGCCGCGGCTGCTCGGCAGCCTGGCGGCCTTCGCCGCGTTTCCGGTTTATCTTGCCATGCGCGGCGCGCCGGGCGCGATCGAGGTCGCGGCATTCGCGTGGCTGATCGCGCCGATTCTGCTGTCGTGGTTTCTCTCGCGCACGGGCCATTATGAAGGTGCGCATGTGCTGTCCTCGCTGGCGCTCGCCGGCCTGATCATGGCGGTCGCGGCCACAACCGGCGGGATCGAATCCTTTGCCGCGATCTGGTTGGTCGCGGTTCCCCTCGAAGCCGCATTGTCGGCCTCGCGCCGCGCTGCGGCCTTCGCCTCGCTGCTGGCGCTGTCCTGTGCGGGGGGGCTGATCCTCGCCAGCCAGCTCGGCTGGCTTCCGCCGGGAGAACCGAGCGCGGTGGAACGCGGCGTCTTCATTGCATTCGGCGTCGTCTCGGCGACGCTTTACGCCGCGGGCCTCGCCTTCGGCGCGGAATCGCTGGCGCGCACCAGCGTCGCGCTTCTGTCGCGCGAAGAGGAGCGTTACTGGCTGCTGGCGCGCAACATGAGCGATGTCATCTCGCGGCATCAGCGCAACGGCGCGGTGCAGTTCATCTCGCCGGCGGCCGAGAGCATGCTCGGGATTCCGGTCGCGCAACTGCTCGGCCACGGCCTGTTCGATCGCGTCCATGTCGCCGATCGTCCGGCCTATCTCACCGCATTGTCGGACGCCGCGCGCGGCGAGGTCCGTAGCGTCGAGTTCCGGCTGCGGCGCGACAATGCAGCGTCCGAGCGTGGTCAGATTGATTTCGTCTGGGTCGAGATGCGTTGCCGGCCGTTCGACCAGGAGCAGGCGCGCGACGTCGCGCGCGAAGCGGAGGTCGTCGCGGTGATGCGCGACGTCACCGATCGCAAGAACCAGGGGCAGGCGCTCGAAGAGGCGCGCAGCGCCGCCGAAGCCGCCGATGCCGCCAAGACGCGCTTCCTCGCCACGATGAGCCACGAACTACGCACGCCGCTCAACGCCATCATCGGATTCTCGGAGATGATCGCGCAGGAGCAGAGCTTGATGCTCGGCGCCGCCCAGCGCAAGGAATATGCCCAGCTCATCAACGATTCCGGTCAGCACCTGCTGTCGGTCGTCAACGGCATCCTCGACATGTCGAAGATGGAGTCGGGCAATTTCGAGATTTCGGCGGAGCCGTTCGCGCCGCGTGGCGCACTGCTTCATTGCTGCAATCTGCTCGCGCTGAAGGCGCGGGAGAACGGCATCGATCTGATCACCGATGCGCCGCAGGACCTGCCGACGATGACCGGAGACCCGCGTGCCTTCAAGCAGATCGTGCTCAACCTCGTCGCCAACGCCATCAAGTTCACCGAGCGCGGCGGTCATGTCACGGTTGCCGCCGCGGCGTCCGCCTCGCAGCTCACGCTTCGCATCAGCGACACCGGCGTCGGCATCGCGCCGGACGATCTCAAGCGCATCGGCGCTCCGTTCTTCCAGGCTGGCAAGACCTATCAACGCCGTCACGAAGGCACGGGCCTCGGCCTGTCGATCGTGAAGAGCCTCGTGGCGTTGCATCTCGGCGAATTGACGGTACAAAGCAGGCTCGGCGAGGGTACGGCGGTCACCGTCAGGCTGCCGCTTGTCTACGCGCCGCCGCAAGTCAAGCCGTCCGAGAGCAAGATCGCGACGTTGACGCCGGCGCCGCGCCAGGAAATTCAGGATCTACCTCAGGACCAACCTGCTCTGGTGAAGAAAAGTGCCTAG
- a CDS encoding MucR family transcriptional regulator: MSDAGGKNFIELTANIVSAYLSNNPTPAGEIPNLISQVHGALVRVSVGRTEAPLEPAKPAVSLKKSIAPDYLVCLEDGKRFKSLKRHLRTQYNMTPEQYREKWGLPADYPMVAPNYAVARSQLAKQMGLGQQQRKRK; this comes from the coding sequence ATGTCGGATGCCGGCGGCAAAAATTTCATCGAGCTGACGGCAAACATCGTGTCGGCCTATCTCAGCAACAATCCGACGCCCGCCGGTGAGATTCCGAACCTCATCAGCCAGGTGCATGGCGCCCTGGTGCGGGTCTCCGTGGGCCGAACCGAGGCGCCGCTGGAGCCGGCGAAGCCGGCGGTCTCGCTGAAGAAGTCGATCGCGCCGGACTATCTGGTATGTCTGGAGGACGGCAAGCGCTTCAAGTCGTTGAAGCGCCATCTGCGCACCCAGTACAACATGACGCCGGAGCAATACCGCGAGAAATGGGGGCTGCCGGCCGACTATCCCATGGTCGCGCCGAACTATGCGGTGGCGCGCTCGCAACTGGCGAAGCAGATGGGGCTCGGGCAGCAGCAGCGGAAGCGCAAGTAG
- a CDS encoding class I SAM-dependent methyltransferase, with the protein MPDSNMMQSLLASFRDPETARRYGDGPQRFVPGMADLHRMTAVLLAERAPKDARVLVLGAGGGLELRALAQAHPRWTFVGVDPAGAMLDEARRVLGSDAERVTFCEGYIDDAPKGPFDAATCLLTLHFLDSDERTRTARELRRRLKPGAPFVAAHSSFPQGEGRRALWLSRYGAFALASGADPAQVEKMCATVDAHVPLLDPEQDEAILRRAGFADVALFYAAFTWRGWIAHA; encoded by the coding sequence ATGCCCGATAGCAACATGATGCAATCGCTGCTCGCATCCTTCAGGGATCCCGAAACGGCACGACGCTACGGCGATGGTCCGCAACGTTTCGTGCCGGGCATGGCCGATTTGCATCGCATGACGGCGGTGCTCCTGGCCGAGCGCGCGCCGAAAGACGCGCGCGTGCTGGTGCTTGGCGCCGGCGGCGGTCTGGAACTGCGCGCCTTGGCGCAGGCGCATCCGCGCTGGACATTCGTCGGGGTCGATCCGGCAGGCGCCATGCTGGATGAGGCAAGGCGCGTGCTCGGCTCTGACGCGGAGCGCGTCACATTCTGCGAAGGCTATATCGACGATGCGCCCAAAGGCCCGTTTGACGCGGCCACCTGTCTGTTGACGCTGCACTTCCTCGATAGCGACGAACGCACGCGCACGGCGCGTGAGCTTCGCCGCCGGCTTAAGCCCGGCGCGCCTTTTGTGGCGGCCCATTCCAGCTTTCCGCAAGGTGAGGGCAGGCGCGCGCTCTGGCTGTCGCGCTACGGCGCCTTTGCCTTGGCATCGGGCGCCGATCCCGCGCAGGTGGAGAAGATGTGCGCGACGGTAGACGCCCATGTGCCGCTGCTCGATCCCGAACAGGATGAAGCCATTCTGCGCAGGGCCGGCTTCGCGGACGTGGCGCTATTCTACGCCGCGTTCACCTGGCGCGGCTGGATCGCCCACGCCTAG
- a CDS encoding GFA family protein: protein MSTITGGCHCSAIRYQVEGEPIVHALCHCRDCRLHAGSPVVGWTMYAEDAVRVTKGEPKVYKSSEHGRRHFCGDCGTGLFYINANMLPRVIDIQSATYDDPDVVPATMHIQVAERLHWMERAHELPTFDRYPPQK, encoded by the coding sequence ATGAGCACCATCACGGGCGGCTGTCATTGCAGCGCAATCCGTTATCAGGTCGAGGGAGAACCGATCGTGCATGCGTTGTGTCACTGTCGCGACTGCAGGCTCCATGCCGGCTCTCCGGTCGTCGGGTGGACGATGTACGCGGAAGATGCGGTCAGGGTGACCAAGGGCGAACCCAAGGTTTACAAATCCTCGGAACATGGTCGGCGGCACTTTTGCGGCGACTGCGGGACCGGACTGTTTTACATCAACGCCAACATGCTACCCAGAGTTATCGACATCCAGAGCGCGACCTATGACGATCCCGATGTCGTGCCGGCGACAATGCATATCCAGGTGGCCGAACGTCTTCACTGGATGGAGCGCGCGCACGAATTGCCGACGTTCGATCGCTATCCGCCGCAGAAATGA
- a CDS encoding DUF308 domain-containing protein — protein sequence MTLALLIVGIFAILAGLLAILFGIPVKEFSFGNTLILAGAIGVCSGMLLIGFYVVVQELKGIARRLANLMVPSDVRVRPVLPPGLAPMAEATPAPAMKAAEPAPPWLDDAAARERSRLEAPSAPEAPPPEAPRRRNLLFTSTSRKERERAEGKAAEGLPPQPPAESATPAAPEAPPASFDDAWPRPDRMRPAEPAASRRPAQRSLSAFSEVVPPAPAPEPPPPTEQPPVTVLKSGVVDGMAYSLYSDGSIEAQMPEGMMRFASIDELRAHLDQRS from the coding sequence ATGACCTTGGCATTGTTGATCGTGGGGATCTTCGCCATCCTGGCGGGCCTCCTTGCGATCCTTTTTGGCATTCCGGTCAAGGAATTCAGCTTCGGCAACACGCTCATACTTGCCGGCGCCATCGGCGTCTGCTCCGGAATGCTACTGATAGGCTTCTACGTCGTCGTCCAGGAGCTGAAGGGCATCGCCCGGCGGCTTGCGAACCTGATGGTGCCGTCGGACGTTCGGGTCCGGCCCGTATTGCCGCCGGGCCTCGCGCCAATGGCGGAGGCCACGCCTGCGCCGGCAATGAAGGCCGCCGAACCCGCGCCGCCATGGCTCGACGACGCCGCCGCACGCGAGCGGTCGCGCCTCGAGGCGCCGTCGGCTCCGGAAGCGCCTCCGCCCGAGGCGCCGCGCCGGCGCAACCTGTTGTTTACCTCGACCTCGCGCAAGGAGCGCGAGCGAGCCGAGGGCAAGGCTGCCGAAGGCCTGCCGCCGCAACCGCCGGCTGAGTCTGCGACGCCCGCTGCGCCCGAGGCACCGCCTGCGAGCTTCGACGATGCCTGGCCGAGGCCCGACCGGATGCGGCCGGCCGAGCCCGCAGCGTCACGTCGCCCGGCGCAGCGCTCGCTCTCGGCCTTTAGCGAGGTGGTTCCACCTGCGCCCGCGCCCGAGCCGCCGCCTCCGACCGAGCAGCCGCCCGTCACCGTGCTCAAGTCCGGCGTCGTCGACGGCATGGCCTATTCGCTTTATTCCGATGGATCGATCGAAGCGCAGATGCCGGAGGGCATGATGCGCTTCGCCTCGATCGACGAATTGCGCGCCCATCTCGACCAGCGCTCCTGA
- a CDS encoding DUF1491 family protein — MRLKSSIWVAAYLRRCQAEGVFGAVRRRGAEEAGAVFVKVSLLDGNAMLYVPAPQTVYEDGRPVDRFFVPMAPQPQPEQAVEDRLTKEIRFDPDAWIVETEDRAGRHFLELAKA, encoded by the coding sequence ATGAGATTGAAATCCAGCATCTGGGTGGCGGCTTACCTGCGCCGGTGCCAGGCCGAGGGCGTGTTCGGCGCAGTGCGCCGTCGCGGCGCCGAGGAGGCGGGCGCGGTGTTCGTGAAGGTCTCGCTGCTCGACGGCAATGCGATGCTGTACGTGCCGGCGCCGCAGACCGTCTATGAAGACGGTCGCCCGGTCGATCGCTTCTTCGTGCCGATGGCGCCGCAGCCTCAGCCGGAGCAGGCCGTCGAGGACCGCCTGACCAAAGAGATCCGCTTCGATCCGGACGCCTGGATCGTCGAGACCGAAGACCGCGCGGGGCGGCACTTTCTCGAACTGGCGAAGGCCTGA
- a CDS encoding glycosyltransferase family 39 protein, whose translation MTSITTSAIDTPARRSIERTCDDLAMLVLAAVSVIAGLTFRDYGLGWDDYTHAEYADLLLRMFGSGFKDTAALSFANLYMYGGGFDMVAALLHKILPLELFETRRLVGAIVGVIGLAVTWRLGRRIGGPLAGLATLLLLALCPIFYGHMFMNPKDAPFAVAMIILMLGLVRLAEEYPQPSPRTILIVGLGAGLSIGSRILGGLALVYAMIGFVPMFLEELRIEGAREAVRRFAHVVYVLLPGLVLGYLVMGLIWPWSIMQPGNPFEALTYFSHFFEKPWKEMFDGAIVSVPDMPWSYLPTLFALQLPEVMLVLMTGAVIGTFVLLPRREVPARRKTIMLMLTLAATLPLVIAMVKRPALYNGIRHFVFVIPPMAVLGGVAFAWTMERLRAHYRAWQPVVVATFCFGLALPLAEMIRLHPYQYTHFNYIAGTVRGADDRFMLDYWGLALKQASDELREQLIERQEVPPRNRKWKVAVCGPQRPAQVALGPDFTIGWDSNAADFAMTLGEFYCKGLTAPVMVEIKRDDVVFARVYDIRGRSISSLLSIPAP comes from the coding sequence ATGACCTCCATCACGACCTCGGCGATCGATACGCCTGCACGGCGCTCGATTGAACGGACTTGCGATGATCTCGCCATGCTGGTGCTGGCGGCGGTCAGCGTCATCGCGGGCCTGACCTTTCGCGACTATGGGCTCGGCTGGGACGACTATACCCACGCCGAATATGCCGACCTCCTGCTGCGCATGTTCGGTTCCGGCTTCAAGGACACTGCAGCGCTGTCCTTCGCCAACCTCTATATGTATGGCGGCGGCTTCGACATGGTCGCGGCCCTCCTGCACAAGATCCTTCCGCTCGAATTGTTCGAGACGCGCCGTCTGGTCGGTGCGATCGTCGGCGTCATCGGGCTCGCCGTGACATGGCGGCTCGGCCGCCGCATTGGCGGACCGCTCGCCGGGCTTGCGACGCTGCTCCTGCTCGCGCTCTGCCCGATCTTCTACGGCCACATGTTCATGAACCCGAAGGATGCGCCCTTCGCGGTGGCGATGATCATCCTGATGCTGGGCCTGGTACGGCTCGCCGAGGAATATCCGCAACCCTCGCCGCGCACGATCCTGATCGTCGGCCTCGGCGCCGGCCTGTCGATCGGCTCGCGCATTCTCGGCGGCCTTGCGCTGGTCTATGCCATGATCGGCTTCGTACCGATGTTCCTGGAAGAGCTGCGCATCGAAGGCGCCCGCGAAGCCGTCCGCCGCTTCGCCCATGTCGTCTACGTGCTGCTGCCCGGCCTCGTGCTCGGCTATCTCGTGATGGGCCTGATCTGGCCGTGGTCGATCATGCAGCCCGGCAATCCCTTCGAGGCGTTGACCTACTTCTCGCACTTCTTCGAAAAGCCCTGGAAGGAGATGTTCGACGGCGCGATCGTGTCCGTCCCGGACATGCCCTGGTCCTATCTGCCGACGCTGTTTGCGCTTCAGCTCCCCGAGGTGATGCTGGTGCTGATGACCGGCGCCGTGATCGGTACGTTCGTCCTGCTGCCGCGCCGCGAGGTTCCGGCGCGCCGCAAGACCATCATGCTGATGCTCACGCTCGCGGCGACGCTGCCGCTCGTGATCGCGATGGTGAAGCGGCCGGCGCTCTACAACGGCATCCGCCATTTCGTCTTCGTGATCCCGCCGATGGCGGTGCTCGGGGGCGTTGCCTTCGCCTGGACCATGGAGCGCCTGCGCGCCCATTACCGCGCCTGGCAGCCCGTCGTCGTCGCCACCTTCTGCTTCGGCCTTGCGCTGCCGCTCGCCGAGATGATCCGGCTGCATCCCTATCAATACACGCACTTCAACTACATCGCCGGCACCGTACGCGGCGCAGACGACCGCTTCATGCTCGACTATTGGGGCTTGGCGCTGAAGCAGGCCTCCGACGAGTTGCGCGAGCAGTTGATCGAGCGCCAGGAAGTGCCGCCGCGCAATCGCAAATGGAAGGTCGCGGTGTGCGGTCCGCAGCGGCCGGCGCAGGTCGCGCTCGGTCCCGATTTCACCATCGGCTGGGACTCCAACGCCGCCGATTTCGCGATGACGCTCGGCGAGTTCTATTGCAAGGGCCTCACCGCCCCCGTCATGGTCGAGATCAAGCGCGACGACGTCGTGTTCGCCCGCGTCTACGACATCCGCGGTCGCAGCATTTCCAGCCTGCTGTCGATCCCGGCGCCGTAA